Proteins encoded in a region of the Candidatus Margulisiibacteriota bacterium genome:
- the lon gene encoding endopeptidase La has protein sequence MPQDKAKLAEWREELPLIPLRNMVVFPQMIVPLFIGRSKSVKALEETLSKEKVVVFVSQKNEEVEEPGPKDLCTIGTLSEVVQMLSLPDGTTKVLVEGICRVKVEKYVAEAPYFRVMISRIPEPDEITPETEVLVRNVIKQFEEYVKLNRRIPPETLMSIVNVENPGRLADLISSYLSLKVEEKQGILEALTAEKRLKKLTEILEKEIEVLNVEKKLQGKVRKQIEKVQKEYYLKEKLRAIQEELGEEEGGSEPEIAEYKKKIADAKLPAVVKEKADKELERLIQMPPMAAEASVIRTYLDWLVELPWKKKTKSKIDISEVEKILNAEHFGLEKVKERILEYFAVLQLTGKMGGTILCLVGPPGVGKTSVARSIASAMGRKFTRVAMGGVRDEAEVRGHRRTYVGSMPGRIIQSIHKAGVNNPVFLLDEIDKLGTDYRGDPAAALLEVLDPEMNKEFSDHYLELEFDLSDVFFITTANTRDPIPRPLQDRMEVIEMSGYTEEEKLGIAKGYLLPREMEKHGLKNDQVEFKEEALLTIIRDFTREAGVRNLEREIGTVLRKIATKIVKDKKQQKFVITKASLQEYLGAVRYHFGLAEEADQVGTATGLVWTEAGGDITPIEVTTMTGRGALTLTGQLGDVMQESAKAAMSYVRSRAKSLGLDENFYRKFDIHIHVPEGAVPKDGPSAGITIATALVSALTGLPVRKDVAMTGEVTLRGKVLPIGGLKEKLLGARRAGIKNVIIPKENKPDLDEIRKEIPTDLNIVLAKEMEEVLAIALVGKLKPNKELNDRPYRYLPGGQPPQLYA, from the coding sequence ATGCCACAGGACAAGGCTAAACTTGCCGAATGGCGGGAAGAACTCCCGCTCATTCCTCTGCGGAATATGGTCGTCTTCCCACAGATGATCGTGCCGCTCTTTATCGGCCGGAGCAAATCAGTTAAAGCCTTGGAAGAAACCCTTTCTAAAGAAAAAGTCGTCGTTTTCGTTTCCCAAAAAAATGAAGAGGTTGAAGAACCGGGGCCCAAGGACCTCTGTACCATCGGGACCTTGTCCGAAGTCGTCCAAATGCTCTCCCTTCCCGACGGCACGACCAAAGTCCTGGTCGAAGGGATCTGCCGGGTCAAGGTCGAAAAGTACGTCGCCGAAGCCCCATATTTTCGGGTTATGATCTCCCGGATCCCGGAGCCGGATGAGATCACGCCGGAAACGGAAGTTCTGGTCCGTAACGTGATCAAGCAATTCGAAGAATACGTGAAGCTTAACCGCCGCATCCCGCCGGAAACCCTGATGTCGATCGTTAACGTGGAAAACCCGGGTCGTCTGGCCGACCTGATCTCATCTTATCTCTCTTTGAAAGTCGAAGAGAAACAAGGGATCCTGGAAGCGCTGACCGCGGAAAAGCGGCTGAAGAAGCTGACCGAGATTTTGGAGAAAGAGATCGAGGTCTTAAACGTCGAGAAAAAACTTCAGGGAAAGGTCCGCAAGCAGATCGAAAAGGTCCAGAAAGAGTATTACCTGAAGGAAAAGCTCCGGGCGATCCAGGAAGAGCTGGGGGAGGAAGAAGGGGGGTCGGAACCGGAGATTGCCGAATACAAGAAGAAGATCGCCGACGCTAAATTGCCGGCGGTCGTGAAAGAAAAAGCCGACAAGGAGCTGGAGCGCCTGATTCAGATGCCGCCGATGGCGGCCGAAGCTTCGGTTATCAGGACCTATCTCGATTGGTTGGTCGAACTTCCCTGGAAAAAGAAGACCAAGTCAAAGATCGACATTAGCGAGGTTGAGAAGATCCTTAACGCCGAACATTTTGGCCTCGAAAAGGTCAAAGAACGGATCCTCGAATATTTTGCCGTTCTGCAACTGACCGGAAAAATGGGGGGGACGATCCTTTGTCTCGTCGGCCCGCCCGGGGTCGGCAAAACCTCGGTCGCCCGCTCGATCGCTTCGGCCATGGGACGCAAGTTTACCAGAGTGGCGATGGGCGGGGTGAGAGACGAAGCGGAAGTTAGGGGACACCGCCGGACCTATGTCGGTTCAATGCCGGGCCGGATTATTCAATCCATTCACAAGGCTGGAGTTAATAATCCGGTTTTCCTGCTCGACGAGATCGATAAGCTGGGGACCGATTACCGGGGTGACCCGGCGGCCGCTTTGCTCGAAGTCCTCGATCCGGAAATGAACAAGGAATTTTCCGACCATTATTTGGAGTTGGAATTCGACCTTTCCGATGTTTTCTTTATTACGACCGCCAACACCCGCGATCCGATCCCCCGGCCGCTTCAGGACCGGATGGAAGTGATCGAAATGTCCGGCTACACCGAGGAAGAAAAGCTCGGCATCGCCAAAGGCTATCTCCTGCCGCGCGAAATGGAAAAGCATGGCCTGAAAAATGACCAGGTTGAATTTAAAGAAGAGGCTTTGCTGACGATCATCCGCGATTTCACCCGAGAAGCGGGGGTTAGGAACCTGGAGCGGGAGATCGGGACCGTCCTGCGCAAGATCGCGACCAAGATCGTCAAGGATAAAAAACAGCAGAAATTCGTGATCACCAAAGCGTCGCTTCAGGAATATCTGGGCGCGGTCCGCTATCATTTCGGGCTGGCGGAAGAAGCCGACCAGGTGGGGACGGCGACCGGGCTGGTCTGGACCGAAGCCGGCGGAGACATTACGCCGATCGAAGTGACGACCATGACCGGGCGTGGGGCCCTGACGCTGACCGGCCAGCTGGGGGATGTCATGCAGGAATCGGCCAAAGCGGCGATGAGCTATGTCCGCTCCCGGGCCAAGAGCCTGGGCCTCGACGAAAATTTCTACCGTAAATTCGACATTCATATCCACGTTCCAGAAGGTGCTGTCCCCAAAGATGGGCCGTCGGCCGGGATCACCATTGCCACCGCGTTGGTGTCCGCCCTGACCGGGCTGCCGGTCCGCAAAGACGTGGCGATGACCGGCGAGGTTACTTTGCGCGGGAAGGTCCTGCCGATCGGCGGCTTGAAAGAAAAACTGCTTGGCGCTCGACGCGCCGGGATAAAGAATGTTATAATCCCCAAGGAAAACAAGCCCGATCTGGACGAGATCAGGAAAGAGATCCCGACCGACCTGAATATCGTCCTGGCCAAAGAGATGGAAGAGGTCCTGGCGATCGCTTTGGTCGGCAAGCTTAAGCCAAACAAAGAGCTTAACGACCGTCCCTATCGCTATTTACCCGGCGGCCAGCCGCCGCAACTGTATGCTTAA
- the clpP gene encoding ATP-dependent Clp endopeptidase proteolytic subunit ClpP encodes MLKRAQLIPMVVEQSPKGERAYDIYSRLLKDRIVFIGGPIDDDIANIIIAQLLFLAAEDSNKDVNIYINSPGGVVTAGLAIYDTINFLKCPVSTICVGQAASMGALLLCSGTKGKRFALPNARIMIHQPLGGAQGQATDIEIQTQELLRIKKLLNDILVKNTGQTLAKIEKDTDRDFYMGAVESVKYGLIDEVILSAKTK; translated from the coding sequence ATGCTGAAACGCGCGCAATTAATTCCCATGGTGGTGGAGCAGTCGCCGAAAGGTGAGCGGGCTTACGATATTTATTCCCGCCTGCTCAAAGACCGAATCGTTTTTATCGGCGGCCCGATCGATGACGATATCGCTAACATTATCATTGCCCAGCTTCTTTTCCTCGCGGCCGAAGATTCCAACAAAGACGTCAACATCTACATCAATTCCCCGGGCGGAGTCGTGACGGCGGGCCTGGCGATCTACGATACGATCAATTTCCTCAAATGCCCGGTCTCGACGATCTGCGTCGGGCAAGCCGCGTCAATGGGGGCCTTGCTTCTTTGTTCCGGGACTAAAGGGAAACGCTTTGCTTTGCCCAACGCCCGGATCATGATCCACCAGCCGCTCGGCGGCGCCCAGGGGCAGGCGACCGACATCGAGATCCAGACCCAGGAACTTCTTCGGATCAAAAAGCTCTTAAACGACATCCTGGTGAAAAACACCGGTCAAACGCTGGCCAAGATCGAAAAAGATACCGACCGTGATTTCTACATGGGAGCCGTGGAATCGGTGAAGTACGGGTTGATCGACGAAGTTATTCTTTCCGCTAAAACTAAATAA
- a CDS encoding trigger factor, whose protein sequence is MKIINNSRNGNSVAIEVETEYSRFDAAVEKAYDEIGREIKIQGFRPGKAPRKMVEQSVNRQTVEQQAAQDLIGDLYPKIITEAKLEPVDYPNVEIKQLENGKPFIFKLTVDVYPTVKLGKYQGLKLEKKSAAVTEEEILALLGRLQERFAVTNAEGKKELLTLDDEFAKKVSSFGTLAELKEEVKATMLKDKEAEVEADLRNKLVAEAISKAEVELPGGMIEREIDVMLDELAGSLSQSNLTVDDYLKGTKKQMDGLRQEMRKAAEGRVKGKVVLKAVAEKEELKVSNEDIKKELNQISVETGQPVDLLEKNFNESGRRGFMEEYLLRQKALDLLVEKAEIKAA, encoded by the coding sequence ATGAAAATAATTAACAATTCCCGCAATGGCAACAGTGTCGCGATCGAAGTCGAGACCGAATACTCCAGATTTGACGCCGCAGTCGAGAAAGCTTATGACGAAATCGGCCGCGAGATCAAGATCCAAGGGTTCCGTCCCGGCAAAGCGCCCCGTAAAATGGTGGAACAATCGGTCAATCGGCAAACTGTCGAACAACAGGCGGCCCAGGACCTGATCGGCGACCTCTATCCCAAGATCATTACCGAAGCTAAGCTTGAACCGGTCGACTATCCCAATGTCGAGATCAAACAGCTTGAAAACGGGAAACCCTTTATTTTTAAATTGACCGTCGACGTCTATCCTACCGTCAAACTTGGCAAATACCAGGGCTTGAAGCTGGAGAAGAAATCGGCCGCCGTGACCGAAGAAGAAATTCTCGCTCTCCTTGGCCGACTTCAGGAGCGGTTTGCCGTGACCAATGCCGAAGGAAAAAAAGAGCTCCTTACTCTGGATGACGAATTTGCCAAAAAGGTCAGCAGCTTCGGCACCTTGGCCGAACTGAAAGAAGAAGTTAAGGCCACCATGCTTAAAGATAAAGAAGCGGAAGTAGAAGCCGATCTGCGCAACAAGCTGGTCGCCGAAGCGATCTCTAAAGCGGAAGTTGAACTGCCGGGCGGAATGATCGAGCGCGAAATCGACGTTATGCTCGATGAGCTGGCCGGCTCCCTTTCCCAAAGCAATCTGACGGTTGACGACTATCTGAAGGGGACCAAGAAGCAGATGGACGGACTCCGCCAGGAGATGCGCAAAGCGGCCGAAGGGCGAGTCAAAGGGAAGGTTGTCCTTAAAGCGGTCGCCGAAAAAGAAGAGCTGAAGGTCAGCAATGAGGATATTAAGAAAGAATTGAACCAGATCTCGGTGGAGACCGGCCAGCCGGTTGACCTGCTGGAGAAGAACTTTAACGAGAGCGGCCGCCGCGGCTTCATGGAAGAGTACCTGTTGCGGCAAAAGGCCCTGGATCTATTGGTGGAAAAAGCCGAGATCAAAGCGGCTTAA
- a CDS encoding phosphoenolpyruvate carboxykinase (GTP): MTKHKVLAKWVKECADLCRPDRIVWIDGSEAEKERLEKEATKTGELIKLNRKRLPGCFYHRTAKNDVARTEHLTFICTPTKEEAGPTNNWMSPKDAYKKAGEYFKDSMRGRTMYVVPFSMGPVGSPFSKVGVELTDSIYVVLNMRIMTRMGKAVLDFLEKTNGDFTRCLHGKAELDINKRLILHFPQDNTIWSVGSGYGGNVLLGKKCLSLRIGSYLGEKEGWMAEHMLIMGVEDPSGRIDYIAAAFPSACGKTNLAMLIPPQGLKRKGYRIWTVGDDIAWMRIDTDGQLWAVNPEYGLFGVAPGTNTKTNPNLMSAIQKNTIYTNVLLRKDKTVWWEGGDGPVPTDGYDWQGHKWKPGQIDENREPVLGAHPNARFTVPTQNVSSISNRMEHHHGVPIAAIIFGGRRNRLAPLVYESFNWQHGVFVGATMASERTAAQVGKIGEVRRDPMAMLPFCGYNMSDYFRHWLEMGKKMTTPPKIFHVNWFRKDEKGAFLWPGYGENLRVLEWIISRCREEIDAEKTPIGHIPHENDIDMTGLRIPRENMHKLLNINEKDWQAEAASLDDFLASFGKKLPKELRKELTALKKRLSK, from the coding sequence ATGACAAAACATAAAGTGTTGGCTAAATGGGTCAAAGAATGCGCCGATCTCTGTAGGCCGGACCGGATCGTTTGGATTGACGGTTCCGAAGCCGAAAAAGAACGGCTGGAGAAAGAAGCGACCAAAACCGGCGAATTGATCAAATTGAACCGGAAGAGGCTTCCTGGCTGTTTTTACCACCGTACCGCCAAGAACGATGTCGCCCGGACCGAACACCTAACTTTTATCTGCACTCCGACCAAGGAAGAGGCCGGACCAACCAATAACTGGATGTCGCCCAAGGACGCTTATAAAAAAGCCGGCGAATACTTTAAGGATTCCATGCGAGGCCGGACGATGTACGTCGTTCCCTTCTCTATGGGACCGGTCGGTTCCCCCTTCAGCAAGGTCGGGGTCGAACTGACCGACAGCATTTACGTCGTCCTGAATATGCGGATCATGACCCGGATGGGGAAAGCGGTCCTCGATTTCCTGGAAAAGACCAACGGTGATTTTACCCGCTGCTTACATGGTAAAGCCGAGCTCGATATCAACAAGCGATTGATCCTCCACTTCCCACAGGACAACACTATTTGGAGCGTCGGCTCCGGTTACGGCGGCAACGTCCTGCTCGGGAAAAAGTGCCTCTCGCTTCGGATCGGCAGCTACCTGGGCGAAAAAGAAGGCTGGATGGCCGAACATATGCTGATCATGGGAGTGGAAGATCCCTCCGGCCGGATCGACTACATCGCCGCCGCTTTCCCGAGCGCCTGCGGCAAAACCAACCTGGCGATGCTCATTCCGCCGCAAGGCTTGAAACGCAAAGGGTACCGGATCTGGACGGTCGGCGACGATATCGCCTGGATGCGGATCGATACCGACGGCCAACTCTGGGCGGTCAATCCGGAATACGGGCTTTTTGGCGTCGCGCCGGGGACCAATACCAAAACCAATCCGAACTTGATGTCGGCTATCCAGAAAAACACTATCTACACCAATGTTCTCCTGCGCAAGGACAAGACCGTTTGGTGGGAAGGCGGCGACGGACCGGTCCCGACCGACGGCTACGACTGGCAAGGCCATAAATGGAAACCGGGCCAGATCGACGAGAATCGGGAACCAGTCCTGGGCGCTCACCCTAACGCCCGCTTCACCGTTCCGACCCAGAACGTTTCTTCGATCAGCAACCGGATGGAACACCACCACGGTGTGCCAATTGCCGCGATCATCTTCGGCGGCCGCCGCAACCGGCTAGCCCCCCTGGTTTATGAATCTTTCAATTGGCAACACGGGGTTTTCGTCGGCGCGACTATGGCTTCCGAGCGGACCGCCGCCCAGGTCGGCAAGATCGGCGAAGTCCGCCGCGACCCGATGGCGATGCTCCCTTTCTGCGGCTACAACATGAGCGACTATTTCCGTCATTGGCTGGAGATGGGTAAAAAGATGACCACGCCACCGAAGATTTTCCACGTCAACTGGTTCCGCAAAGACGAAAAAGGGGCTTTCCTCTGGCCTGGTTACGGCGAGAACCTCCGGGTGCTGGAATGGATCATCAGCCGCTGTCGCGAAGAGATCGATGCCGAAAAGACCCCGATCGGCCACATTCCGCACGAAAACGACATCGACATGACCGGCTTGCGGATCCCGCGGGAGAATATGCATAAACTGCTCAACATCAACGAGAAAGATTGGCAGGCCGAAGCGGCCAGTCTGGACGATTTCTTGGCCTCCTTTGGCAAGAAGCTGCCGAAAGAATTGCGCAAGGAATTAACCGCTTTGAAGAAAAGACTAAGTAAGTAA
- a CDS encoding metal-dependent transcriptional regulator — MKKLSANMENYLETILALETENGGARIKDIAARLGIKMPSVTEALAKLKTSKLISHEKYGTVTLTKRGRELGSEIAERNQIIMNFLHNVLKVDEQTAREDAARIGFGFSQQSLEKMRMQSGSFRVHRAAESEEMKVPVEVIDSRQKAGLGRFFGIFKN; from the coding sequence ATGAAAAAACTATCGGCGAACATGGAGAACTATCTGGAAACCATTCTTGCTCTCGAAACGGAAAATGGCGGCGCCAGGATCAAGGATATTGCCGCCCGGCTCGGCATCAAAATGCCCAGCGTGACCGAAGCTTTGGCCAAACTCAAAACCTCCAAGCTGATCTCGCATGAAAAGTACGGGACCGTGACCCTGACCAAGCGGGGTCGCGAGCTCGGCTCCGAGATTGCCGAGCGCAACCAGATCATCATGAATTTTCTGCACAACGTTCTGAAAGTTGACGAGCAGACCGCCCGCGAAGATGCCGCCCGGATCGGCTTCGGTTTCAGCCAGCAGTCGCTGGAAAAAATGCGGATGCAGTCCGGTTCTTTCCGGGTCCACCGCGCCGCCGAAAGTGAAGAGATGAAAGTGCCGGTCGAAGTGATCGATAGCAGGCAGAAGGCCGGGCTCGGACGGTTCTTCGGTATTTTCAAAAACTAA
- a CDS encoding DUF2271 domain-containing protein — MKNLLTVLLLGSFCLATAAWGDDQRLEVKTNLKAKGKRIRVLVDKGPAWTHKYGFFFVGFDLGPQVAIWTEDTYGNYIETLYTTKYHDGRMEVLPYWSHRTDPKHPELVDAVTGATPKTDWLLTSRLNKEQDTIIVKAELNNSFDYNEFFTKDNSGVNGQPSVVYSTTVDIYNRENPYVMKLIGSGSPNGSDGALSAEVNKLTTAKEIAKKITVEMY, encoded by the coding sequence ATGAAAAACTTGCTGACCGTCTTATTACTCGGTTCTTTTTGCCTGGCAACCGCCGCGTGGGGAGATGACCAACGCCTCGAAGTCAAAACCAATCTCAAGGCCAAAGGAAAAAGGATCCGCGTTCTGGTAGACAAAGGGCCGGCCTGGACCCATAAATACGGGTTTTTCTTTGTCGGGTTCGATCTCGGCCCGCAGGTTGCGATCTGGACCGAGGACACTTACGGCAATTACATCGAAACCCTTTATACCACCAAGTACCATGACGGACGGATGGAGGTCCTCCCCTACTGGTCGCATCGGACCGACCCGAAACATCCCGAACTGGTCGACGCCGTGACCGGCGCGACCCCCAAGACCGATTGGCTCTTAACTTCCCGGCTTAATAAGGAACAAGACACAATCATAGTCAAAGCGGAGCTGAATAATTCTTTCGATTACAACGAGTTCTTCACCAAAGACAATTCCGGGGTCAACGGCCAGCCGTCGGTCGTTTATTCGACCACCGTCGACATCTACAACCGGGAAAACCCTTACGTCATGAAACTGATCGGCAGCGGCAGTCCGAACGGCAGCGACGGGGCGCTTTCCGCCGAAGTCAACAAACTAACGACCGCCAAGGAGATCGCCAAGAAGATCACGGTTGAGATGTATTAA
- the rpoN gene encoding RNA polymerase factor sigma-54 — MINLQLQADVRTTLELLLSPRMLQMLKILNLPYLELIEHINKEAEENVMLEVERQDEYLEFLRYLTSDGKIKKDADFKELPGLENFSRQEKTLEQHLLDQLEIEDAEELHKNIAKELIGHLNDNGYIEDYPRRREELMKQYDVSRPTVDKVLKLVQGFEPEGVGARDLKECLKLQIAAHDFENEQLETLLYEAVDKHLEDLANKNFAAVAAALGIPESGAENLAQFIKENLNPYPGATFGNEIRQVIPSYAVEITDEGTFKVISLEERYGPSMQISRQYLKMLDDPKTDAQTKAFLRQKFLRAKSLIEDFGKRSETLSKIVRKIVEKQEVFLRRGILWLIPLSQKSLADEFGLHPSTISRAVAAKYIQTPQGLFQLKFLCPRGPKGMTAARLKAMLAEIVGSEDKTAPLADQEITRLMKERGARIDRRTVAYYRKELKIAPASDRVKK, encoded by the coding sequence ATGATAAACCTGCAGCTGCAAGCCGACGTCAGAACAACGCTTGAGTTACTCCTTTCCCCCCGCATGCTACAAATGCTTAAGATCCTCAATCTCCCCTATCTCGAGCTGATCGAACACATCAACAAAGAAGCGGAAGAGAATGTCATGCTCGAGGTCGAACGGCAGGATGAATACCTGGAATTCCTCCGCTACCTGACTTCCGACGGCAAGATCAAGAAAGACGCCGACTTCAAGGAACTGCCGGGGTTGGAAAACTTCAGCCGCCAGGAAAAAACCCTGGAACAGCACCTGCTCGATCAGCTGGAAATCGAGGACGCGGAAGAACTGCACAAGAATATCGCCAAAGAGCTGATCGGCCACCTCAACGACAACGGCTATATTGAGGACTATCCCCGCCGTCGGGAAGAATTAATGAAGCAATATGATGTTTCCCGTCCAACGGTCGATAAGGTCCTAAAACTTGTTCAGGGCTTTGAGCCCGAAGGGGTCGGCGCCCGCGACCTGAAAGAGTGCCTTAAGCTCCAGATCGCCGCCCACGATTTCGAGAATGAACAGCTGGAAACGCTCTTATACGAGGCGGTCGACAAACACCTGGAAGATCTGGCCAATAAAAATTTCGCCGCCGTCGCCGCCGCGCTCGGGATCCCGGAGAGCGGCGCCGAAAACCTGGCCCAGTTCATCAAAGAAAACCTTAACCCCTACCCCGGCGCGACCTTTGGGAATGAGATCCGGCAGGTCATCCCCTCTTACGCGGTCGAGATCACCGACGAGGGAACGTTTAAGGTCATCAGCCTGGAAGAGCGCTACGGCCCGAGCATGCAAATCTCCCGCCAATACCTGAAAATGCTCGACGATCCAAAAACCGACGCCCAGACCAAGGCGTTCCTCCGGCAAAAGTTCCTGCGGGCCAAAAGCCTGATCGAAGATTTCGGCAAAAGAAGTGAAACTTTGAGCAAGATCGTTCGAAAGATTGTTGAGAAGCAGGAAGTCTTTTTGCGCCGGGGGATCCTGTGGCTCATCCCCCTCTCGCAAAAAAGCCTGGCTGATGAGTTCGGCCTCCACCCCTCGACAATCTCGCGGGCGGTGGCGGCAAAATATATTCAGACTCCGCAGGGCCTCTTCCAGCTGAAGTTTTTATGCCCGCGCGGCCCCAAAGGAATGACCGCCGCCCGGCTGAAAGCAATGCTGGCCGAGATCGTGGGGAGCGAAGATAAGACCGCGCCGCTGGCCGACCAGGAAATTACCCGCCTGATGAAGGAACGGGGGGCCAGGATCGACCGGCGAACCGTCGCTTATTACAGAAAGGAATTGAAGATTGCTCCGGCAAGCGATCGGGTGAAAAAATGA
- a CDS encoding sigma-54 dependent transcriptional regulator, whose translation MNSKILVVDDEKSMRESMKMLLEGRYELHFAASGRDAIEIVKKHSIDLVLLDIHLPEIDGIEVLRIIKGLDDSIEVIMITAVVMVGKAVEAIRSGAYDYITKPFDIQALQEQVEKVLEKRSLAKENYSLRTIIGKDHQFEKIVGSSEKIKEIFGVIEDVAQSNATIIITGESGTGKELVARAIHNRSPRKDKLFVAVNCAAIPENLLESELFGHEAGSFTGAAERQLGKFEIANGGTIFLDEIGSLPLAMQAKLLRAIQEKEIERVGGQKPIPVDVRLISATNSDLREEIKNRKFREDLYYRLNVIPIHLPPLREREEDIPLLANHFLAKYNREFGKKIRGIKKEVFPFLINYDWPGNVRELENLIERLVVLTKEGYIEAKKLPHEIKGEEGCETGYNETTLSRAVKKFEIDFIKQALEKTGGKKGQAAKILGIHRNTLLNITKKLKI comes from the coding sequence ATGAACTCGAAGATACTGGTGGTTGACGACGAAAAGAGCATGCGGGAATCGATGAAAATGCTGCTCGAAGGCCGCTACGAGCTGCACTTCGCCGCGTCCGGCCGCGACGCGATCGAGATCGTCAAAAAACACTCCATCGACCTGGTCCTTCTCGACATCCACCTCCCCGAGATCGACGGCATCGAAGTCCTCCGGATCATCAAGGGACTCGACGATTCGATCGAAGTGATCATGATCACCGCGGTCGTCATGGTCGGCAAAGCGGTCGAAGCGATCCGCAGCGGCGCCTACGACTACATCACCAAACCTTTCGATATCCAAGCGCTCCAGGAACAGGTGGAAAAGGTCCTGGAAAAAAGGTCCCTGGCCAAGGAAAATTATTCCCTTCGCACGATCATCGGCAAAGACCATCAGTTTGAAAAGATCGTCGGCAGCAGCGAAAAGATCAAGGAAATTTTCGGCGTCATCGAAGACGTCGCCCAGAGCAACGCCACCATCATCATCACCGGCGAATCCGGCACCGGCAAAGAGCTGGTCGCCCGGGCGATCCATAACCGGAGTCCCCGCAAAGACAAGCTTTTTGTCGCCGTCAATTGCGCCGCCATCCCGGAAAACCTGCTGGAGTCCGAACTTTTCGGCCATGAAGCGGGGTCGTTCACCGGCGCGGCGGAAAGACAGCTCGGCAAATTCGAGATCGCCAACGGCGGGACCATTTTTCTGGACGAGATCGGCAGTCTGCCGCTGGCCATGCAAGCCAAGCTCCTGCGCGCCATCCAGGAAAAAGAGATCGAACGGGTCGGCGGCCAAAAACCGATCCCGGTCGACGTCCGGCTCATCTCCGCCACCAATTCCGACCTGCGGGAAGAGATCAAGAACCGGAAGTTCCGCGAAGATCTGTATTACCGGCTCAACGTTATTCCGATCCATTTGCCGCCGCTCCGCGAACGCGAAGAAGACATTCCGCTCCTGGCCAACCATTTCTTGGCCAAATATAACCGTGAATTCGGCAAAAAGATCAGGGGGATCAAAAAAGAGGTTTTTCCTTTTCTTATTAACTACGACTGGCCGGGTAACGTTCGGGAATTAGAGAACCTGATCGAACGGCTCGTCGTTCTGACCAAAGAAGGGTACATCGAAGCCAAGAAGCTCCCGCACGAGATCAAAGGCGAAGAAGGTTGCGAGACCGGCTACAATGAAACAACCCTTTCCCGGGCGGTCAAAAAGTTTGAGATCGACTTCATTAAGCAGGCGCTGGAAAAAACCGGCGGCAAAAAAGGCCAGGCGGCCAAGATCCTTGGGATCCACCGCAATACGCTCCTCAACATTACCAAAAAACTGAAAATCTAA
- a CDS encoding response regulator — MYNILVIDDELSIRESFSLILKGKYNIFLAASGEGALKLAADNKIDLAYLDFRMPGINGLETLKRLKQIDPSLEVIMITAVNDMQKAGEAIKLGANNYLIKPFDVDAVLKMTERLLQRKTLIKEGLEVQKGNQRPLQLVGQSEKILTANKQIEKAAGSTEPVLIIGEAGTEKEPAAKLIHQQSARQNFPLSRISLTPEIAPNRLRQLLLGGSSGSNTVDLEKKVGLLEIAKDSSIFINNYEFYPAGTPLGNARLIAASTKPLNNFKGIVINLPPLRERLADIPLLINYYLSLFSGRYGREIRSVSPEVEDLLTKSQWPGNTKELELVIERFFLSGEAVSPTYLAFEYTLGGTETLGRAYLESLEKEYLRRVYEEAGNAEQAAAALKVPVEMLAAKL, encoded by the coding sequence ATGTATAACATCCTGGTCATTGACGATGAGCTATCGATCAGGGAATCATTTTCCTTGATCCTGAAGGGAAAATACAACATTTTCCTGGCCGCTTCAGGCGAAGGGGCCCTCAAACTCGCCGCCGATAACAAGATCGACCTCGCCTACCTCGATTTCCGGATGCCGGGAATCAACGGCCTGGAAACTCTCAAGCGCCTGAAACAGATCGATCCCTCGCTCGAAGTCATCATGATCACTGCGGTCAACGATATGCAAAAAGCCGGCGAAGCGATCAAGCTTGGGGCAAACAATTACCTAATTAAGCCGTTTGACGTTGACGCCGTTCTTAAAATGACCGAACGGCTGCTACAGCGTAAAACCCTGATCAAAGAAGGGCTCGAAGTTCAAAAAGGGAACCAGCGACCGCTCCAATTAGTCGGCCAGAGTGAAAAGATCCTGACCGCCAACAAACAGATTGAAAAAGCGGCCGGAAGCACGGAACCGGTCTTGATCATCGGCGAAGCCGGGACCGAAAAAGAACCGGCCGCCAAGCTGATCCATCAGCAAAGCGCCCGGCAAAACTTCCCACTCTCCAGGATCAGCCTGACCCCGGAGATCGCGCCTAACCGCCTCCGGCAGCTCCTCCTTGGGGGTTCGTCCGGCTCCAACACGGTTGATCTGGAAAAAAAAGTCGGCCTGCTCGAAATTGCCAAGGACAGTTCGATCTTTATCAATAATTATGAGTTTTATCCGGCCGGGACCCCGCTGGGGAACGCCAGACTGATCGCCGCCAGCACTAAGCCGCTCAACAATTTCAAGGGGATCGTTATCAACCTGCCGCCGCTCCGGGAACGGCTGGCCGATATTCCCCTCCTGATCAATTACTATCTATCGCTCTTTAGCGGGCGTTACGGCCGGGAGATCCGGTCAGTCAGCCCGGAAGTCGAAGACCTGCTGACCAAATCCCAATGGCCCGGTAACACCAAAGAGCTGGAGCTGGTAATTGAACGGTTTTTTCTTTCCGGTGAGGCGGTCTCGCCGACGTATCTCGCTTTCGAGTATACGCTCGGCGGGACCGAAACCTTAGGCCGGGCTTATCTGGAATCGCTGGAAAAAGAATATCTGCGGCGAGTTTACGAGGAAGCGGGGAACGCGGAGCAGGCCGCGGCCGCGCTGAAAGTCCCGGTCGAAATGCTGGCCGCGAAATTATAA